In Vicinamibacteria bacterium, a genomic segment contains:
- a CDS encoding DUF433 domain-containing protein, which produces MPRRTQKPTSDELVRELPAYTIADAAHYLGVPPTTLRSWVHGRSYDTSDGIRRFKPIIKAAGSGVASLSFINLVEAYVLDAIRRRHKVRLDKVRVAVAYLEREFGTQHPLAAAKMMTDGCELFIHYLDRLIVVSQDGQLAMKEMLDAYLKRIEWSPDGFARRFYPFVRGEALDQPMLVVVDPTVSFGRPTLRGTGIPTSIIAERHKAGESIAELAANYARETAEIEEAIRCEIRSKAA; this is translated from the coding sequence ATGCCACGCCGTACGCAAAAGCCGACGTCAGACGAACTCGTACGAGAGCTTCCCGCGTACACAATCGCAGACGCGGCTCACTACCTTGGAGTCCCGCCTACCACGTTGCGCTCTTGGGTCCATGGTAGAAGCTACGACACCAGCGACGGTATTCGTAGGTTCAAGCCGATCATTAAGGCGGCTGGGTCGGGTGTCGCGTCCCTTTCCTTCATAAACCTCGTAGAGGCCTACGTTCTCGACGCGATTCGCCGCCGCCACAAAGTGCGTCTCGACAAAGTGCGAGTTGCCGTTGCTTACCTCGAACGCGAGTTCGGGACGCAACACCCACTTGCGGCCGCGAAGATGATGACCGACGGATGCGAGTTGTTCATTCATTACCTTGATCGCCTTATCGTGGTTTCGCAGGATGGTCAACTCGCGATGAAGGAAATGCTAGATGCGTACTTGAAGCGCATTGAATGGAGCCCGGACGGGTTTGCGCGTAGATTCTATCCCTTCGTTCGCGGCGAGGCGCTCGACCAGCCAATGCTAGTAGTCGTCGACCCTACCGTATCTTTCGGTCGGCCCACACTTCGAGGAACGGGAATACCAACCTCCATCATCGCCGAAAGACACAAGGCCGGCGAGTCTATCGCCGAGCTCGCTGCGAATTATGCCCGCGAAACCGCGGAAATCGAGGAAGCGATCCGCTGCGAAATCAGGTCGAAAGCCGCCTGA